DNA from Halobaculum sp. XH14:
CGGTCATGGGTCGTGATACCGCACAGCGGACCAAATACGTTCTGCCGACCGATCGCTCGTTTCGCCGACCCCTCTCCCGTCCCCCCGACCGATCTCATCGCACCGACGCTCGTCCCCTGGCTTGCTCGTATCGATACGCTTTCGGCTTCGGAACGAAACCGACACTCGTGGTCGACGGAGAAGCTCGTGTCCCGGAAACCGTCCACGGGTGGTGGATCGTGCTCGTGGGGACGCTCTCGATGACGTTCACGTTCGGAACGCCCTACTCGTACGGGCTGTTCCTGGGAGCGTTCGCCGAGACGTTCGACGTGTCGCGCGTCACCCTCTCGACCGTCTTCTCCGTCGAACTGTTCGCGTTCTACGCCGGCGCGGGCGTGGTCGGGGTCCTCGTGACGCGGCTCCCGGCCCGCGCCGTACTGCTGGTCACCGGCGGTACGACCGCGTTACTCGCGCCGTCCCTCTACGTCGTGGACTCGCTCGCGGGGCTGTTCGTCGTCTTCGGACTGCTCGGGACCGCGCTGGGGACCGTGTACGTGGTGCTGGCGTCAGTCGTCCCCCAGTGGTTTCGGGAGCGTCGCGGCCTTGCGACGGGCGTCCTCTTCATGGGCAACGGGCTCGGACTCCTCGTGCTTCCGCCGGCCTGGCGGTACGGCTTCGAGCAGTTCGGCGTTCGGCGGGGGTTCCTCATCGTCGTCGGGGTCAGCGCAGTTTCGTTCCTCCTCGCCGGCGCGTTCTGCCGACGGCCGCCCTGGAGCGAGCCCGGCGGCGAGTCGCTGGCGGACCTCTCCCGCTGGCTGGTCCGGCTGGCGGGCGGTCGCGGGTTCCAGTTGACGTTCCTCGGCATGGGGCTCGCGTTCGCCTGGTACTACCTGCTCGCCGCCTACGCGGTCGATCTGTTCGTCACCCGGGGTCTCTCGGAGGCGACGGCGACGCTCGCGTTCGGGTTCATCGGCGGGGTCAGCGTTTTCTCGCGGGTCGGGAGCGGCGTGGTCGCCGATCGGTTCGGCTACCGGCGAACGTTCCTCGCTTCGCTCGGCCTGGCGGCGCTTGGAAGCGCGCTGCTGTTGGTTCCCAGCGCCGTCTTCGTCTTCCTGTCCGTCTGCGTCTTCGGCCTCGCGCTCGGAGCCATCGGCACCCTGTACATCCCGATCCTCATGCGGCGGTACGACCCCGAGAAGGACACGGCGATCATCGGCGTGTTCAACGTGACCTTCGGCGTGTTCGCGCTGGCCGCACCGCCGGTCGGGACGGCCCTGATCGCGTACAGCGGGTCCTACTCGGGAGTCACCGTGCTCACGCTGCTCGCGTCGATCGGCGCCATCTGTGCGGTCTGGCTGGGAACGCCCCCGGCGCAACTGGACTCCTCCTGAGTTGGGGGAGCGATCCGCCCGCTCGTCAGCCGAGCCGACGTTCCCACGCCGGGGCCGCGAGCGATTCCCCGCTCACGCCCTCAGGTCCCTGTCCGGCCAGCAGCACCGCCGCCTCGTCCATGACGTCCGGCTGCAGGATCGACTCCCGCTCCTCGTCGGGCAGGTGGTCCCAGAACGCCGTGTTCACCCGGCCGCCGGGACCGAGGCTGTTGACGTTGATCCCCGCCTCGTCGTACTCGGCCGCCATCGTCCGCGTCAGGGCCTCCACGCCGGCCTTCGAGGCGGCGTACGGGCCGAACCTGGGCGCCGGTTTCTCCGCCAGCCCCGAGGAGACGTTGACGACGTTCCCGGAGCCCCCGTCGAGCATGTGTGGCAGCGTCGCCTTCGAGAACCGGAACACGCCGGTCAGGTTCGTGTCGAGCACCAGCTCCCACTCGTCCTCGGTCACGTCCCCGAGGAGCTTGCCGTCCTTCCCGAGGCTCAACAGGCCCACCGCGGCGTTGTTCACCAGGGTGTCGATCCCGCCGAACGCGTCGACCGTCCGCTCGACGGCGCGGGACACCGAGTCGGCGTCCCGCACGTCCGCCGGCGCGACCAGCGTCTCCCCGTCGGCGTCCGCGGCCACCGCGGTCAGTTCGTCCCCGTCACGCGCGACCAGCGCCACGCTCGCGCCCTCCGCCGACAGTCGCAGCGCCATCGACCGACCGAGCCCGCGGCTCGCGCCCGTGACCACGATCCGTTCGCCGTTCAGGTTCGCCATGGACACTGATGACCGAACCGTCCCATAAGGGTTTCCTCGGGGAGAGCCCCCGATCCGGCGGCCGATTCAGCCCACGACCCGGCCGTCAACGATCGTCGGTCGTCGTTAGACGTCGCCGGTGTACGTCCGGGTGGCCGTGAGCCGGTCCATCTTCCACTCGCCCCCGTGTTTGCCGTACTCGACGTCGTGTGTGCCCATCGCCCACTCGCCATCCCCGTGGTCCGGGTCGTCGGCCTTCAGGAGCACGTACGACCAGCGGGCGGTCGCCTCGTCGCCCTCGACCGTGATGATGGGGTTCGTGGCGAGGTGCTGATACGCGGCCGGCCTGTTCGCCGCGCTGGATTCGAGGAACTCCCGGATCTCCTCGCGACCCTCGAACGACCGGTCCCCGAGGGCGAACGTGCCGTTCGGAGCGAACAGGTTCGCCAACGATTCGGGCTCGCCGTCGTCGACCGCCCGGATGTACTCGTAGTGGATCCGCTCGAGCTGGCTTCTATCGCGTTCGGACATGCCGGGTAGTCGTGAGCGGCCGGCTCACAAGAATCATTCGTCGCGGGGCTTACTCGATGGTGCCGTACTGGCCCCTGAAGAACGTGAGCGGGGCCGCGTCGGGCTCCTGGACGCCCATCTCCTCGACGTGGCCGAGATAGATGGTGTGGTCGCCCCCGTCGTAGCTCTCCGTGAGGGTACAGTCCATGTAACAGATCGCCTCCTCGACGATCGGCGATCCGGTCGCCTCCCGACGGAACGTGACGTCCTCCCAGGGGTCGTCCATCTCCTTGTGTTCGCCCGCGAAGCGGTTCGAGAGCCACTCCTGCTCCGCGGAGAGGACGTTCACCGCGTAGCGCTCGCTCTCGGCGATCAGGTCGTGCGACGTCGTTCCCTTGTCAGCGTTGAACAGGACGAGCGGGGGATCGAGCGACACCGAGGCGAACGAGTTCACGGTCATCGCGTGATCGTCCCCGTCGACCGTCGTCGTCACGACCGTCACGCCCGTCGCGAAGTTTCCCATCACCTGTCGGAACTGATCTTGCTCGACCATGAGCAGTTGCTATGCTCGCTACTACTAAACTACTGTGCCCGGCGGCCGACGATCCTCCTGCCGTGCCGCCGGCGACCGGCGGCCGACGATCCGGCGTTGGCACTCCGGACGCGAAGCGGGAGGGAGAAACGTCGAACCGCCCGGTCAGGACTCGAGGAACTCCCTGGTCCGCGAGAGGAACTCCTCGGGGTGTTCGATGTGTGCGCTGTGGTGAGTCTCCTCGAGCAGGACGAGTTCCGAGCCCGGGATCATCTCGTGGAGTTCGGTCATCGCCTCGGGCGGCTGCAGGGGGTCATCCTGCCCGCCGAAGATGAGCGTCGGCACGTCGACCCGCTCGTACTCGTGGCTGCGCCTGAACTCCCGGTCCTCCTCGAACGGCGTGTTGAACCGGATGGCGGCGGTGCTCTGCCAGTGGCCGGGGATCCTGCTCGCCGCCCGTTTCCGGTCGACGTACGCCTGGTCGTACCACTCCTCGTAGAACAGGAGCGAGAGGATCTCGCGGACGTCCTCCTCGGTGGCCTCGAAGTTGTGGAGGATCTCGCCGAACCCCTGCGGGGCCCCGCCGCCGCCGCTCACGAGGACGATCTTGTTCATGTTCCACTCCGGGTCGTCCTCGCACGCGAGGCTGGCGATGTAGCCGGCGCCCATCGAGTGGCCGATGAAGTGCGCCTCGTCGACGTACAGCGCGTCGAGGAACGCCCCGACGTGGCGCACCCGTCGGTCGAACTGGTCCCCGAAGTCGAACACTTTCTCGGAGCGGCCGTACCCGAGCAGGTCGGGCGCGAGGACGTGATAGTCCTCCGCCAGGTCGTCGATGACTGGCTCCCAACTGAGCTCCGCGGTCGCGCCGAACTCGCCCGAGTGAATCAGGACGAGCGTCTCGTCGTTGCCCTCGCCCGCTTCGAGGTAGTGTGTTTTCAAGTCGTTGACGTCGAGGTACCGACTCGTGTAGGATTGACTCATGCTACCACCATTCCCGGTAGGTTCTGGGAAAGCGACCGACATAAGTGTTCCCGACCGTCGGACGTGGTGGCCCTCCGCCGTCGACCGTCGGGTCGGGGGCGGCGGACGCACGGGGCACCGAAATCGTCATGGTCGTCCGTGCGGACGGGTCACACATGTCGGTAGAGGAGTCGGGCCCGGAGGCAGAGGTCCCGCCCGAGGCGTTCGAGACGCGCATCGTCGACGTCGACTTCCACATGAACCCCGCCGAGGAGGTCCTCCTCGAGTACGTGGACGACGGGACGGTGCGGGAGAAGCTGACGACGGAGTTCGGGATGACCCCCCGGAAGGGCAAGTGGGACGCCGCCTACGCGATCAAGGGGGGCAACGAGGGGCTGTTCACGCAGGGGCGCGCACAGACCCCGGCGGACGTCCGCGAGGCGGCGCGGACGTTCGCGATCGACGAGCCGGTCGTCAACGCCGGGATCAACAACCTGCCGACCCAGCACCACCCCGTGCTGAAGAACGCGGTCGCGGGGGCGGCCAACGACTGGCTCCTCGACGCCGTCGTGCCCGAGGACCTCCACTGTCTCATGATGCTCCCCCAGTGGGACCCCGAGTTCGCGGTCGAGGAGATCGAACGCGTCGGCGACGAGCGGGGGATCGTGGGCGCGTACGGCTGGTTCGGTCCGTTCCGGCTGTTCGGGACCACCGACTTCGATCCCGTGTTCGAGGCGCTGGAGGCCAACGACCTCCCGCTGTTCCTCCACGGGTCGCTCTCGTTCTGGCCCCAGAACACCCCCGTCGGCGACGGCACGTACACGTGGACCGAGATACTGGGGTTCGACTGGCCCGTCCACGCCCAGATGACGACGGTCAACATGATCATGAGCGGGGTGTTCGACCGGTTCCCGGACGTCCAGGTCGTCATCCAGGAGGGGGGCCACTGGTGGCTCCCGTTCCTCCGCTATCGGATGGACGAGTTCTACGAGATGCACCCCGAGGACGTCGCGATCACGCCGCGGAAGTTCGAGGCCGGGGAGCGGTACCTGGACCGCTCCCCGAGCGAGTACCTTCGGGATAACGTCAACGTCTGCACCCAGCCGATGGCGCCGCCCGACCGGTCCGGGGAGCTGCGGAACCTGCTCGAACTGTCGATGGCGGCGGACACGTTCCTCTATTCGAGCGACTGGCCCCACCAGACGCTCGACCCGGCGACGTGGGCGTTCGACAACCCGGCGATCGACGACGAACTGCGCGACGCGATCCTGCACGGGAACGCCGAGCGGCTCCTCGGGATCTGACGATGTCGTCGGAAACCTCCCACCGGGTCGCGGCGGCCGACGAGATCGACCCCGGCGAGGGGATGGGTGTCGAGGTCGACGGCATCGAGATCGCCCTGTTCAACGTCGAGGGCGAGTTCCACGCCATCAGCAACCGGTGTCCACACCAGCGCGCCCCGCTCTGCAAGGTCGGCGAGAAGAAGATCAACGGTGAGCTGTGCTGGAGTGACACCCGCGGCGGGGTCGACGCCGAGACGCCGGCCATCTCCTGTCCGTGGCACCTCTGGGAGATCGAACTCGAGACGGGCGAACATCCCGTGTCCGGGTCGAAGATCGGGTGCTTCGACGTCGTGGTCGAGGAGGGCGACGTGTTCGTCGAGCTCTAGGCGGGCCCCCCGGACCCCGCCCCCGCGCCGCTACTGCCCATCCCATCGGTTCGGCGGATCGACCCCTCCCATCGGTTCGGTGGGCCCCTGCGAAGGATTTTATGAGGAAACGCCTATGAGGGGGGTATGGAAATCATCCATTTCCATCTGATGCCGTGGCAACGGACCGAGGACGCCATCGCGTGGCCCTACTCCGAGGACAAGTTCGACCCGGCGATCGGGGGCGACCTCTACGAGACGTACTTCTCCCAGCTCGAGTACTCCGAGGAGCTCGGATTCGACACCATCGGCTTCAACGAGCACCACTACACCGCCTACGGCCTGATGCCCGGCCCGAACCTCGTCGCAGCCCACATGGCGGCCCGGACCGACGAGATCGGCCTCGCGGTCATGGGCAACGTGCTGCCGATCCGCGGCAACCCGATCCGGGTGGCAGAGGAGATGGCGATGCTCGACAACATCAGCGACGGACGGATGACGAGCGGGTTCGTCCGCGGCATCCCGACCGAGTACGCCGCCTACAACGTCGACCCCGACGAATCGCGCGGCCGCTTCGAGGAAGCCTGGGAACTCGTCGTCGAAGCCTGGACCGCCGAGGAGCCGTTCGACTGGGACGGCGAGTTCTGGCAGTACGACGACGTCTACATCTGGCCGCGACCCAAGCAGGACCCCCACCCGCCGCTCTGGATGCCCGCCGAGAGCCGGAAGTCGATCGAGTGGGCCGCCAAAAAGCGGGTCCCGATGGCGCAGGTGTACGTCGGGACGGAGAACCTCGTCGACTCCGCGGACTACTACCGACAGGTCGCACGCGAGGAGTACGGCTGGGAGCCCACGGAGGAGTACTTCTCGCCGTGCCGTCCGGTCTACGTCGCGGAGACGATGGGGAAGGCACGGGCGGAGGCGGAAGAACACCTCGAGTTCTTCTACGACACGCTGTTCGCCGGCCTCTACCGCGCCGGCGCGGTCCAGCAGGTCGGCGAGTCCGCCTACCGGGAGGACGACTCCTTCTCCTATGCGGACCACACGCCCGAGAAGGGGAAGAAGGCGATGAACTTCGACTTCGACGAACTACAGGAGACCGGCGAGATCATCGTCGGGTCGCCCGAGTACGTGGTCGGCGAGATCGAGCGCCAGTACGAGGCGATCGGCGGGTTCGGCACGTTCATCGGACTGTTCCAGTTCGGGACGCTCCCCGACGACCTGGTTCGACGGAACCTCGAACGGTTCAGCGACGACGTCATGCCCGAAGTGCGGTCGCTGACGAACTGACGTGGACGGGAGTCGGACCGCGAGCAACGGGAGTCCTCGAGCCACACCCGTCGCACGCGGAGCGGGGAGATCGCCTCCAGTGCGGGCCTACTCCGGCTTGCCGGGGAAGTTGACGAACCGGTCGAGCCGGTCGCGCCCCTCCTCGAGTATCGAGCTCCCGTGGAAGACGAGGATGACGTCGAACGAGTAGTCGAGCAGCCGTTCGAGCCCCTCCTCCAGGGCGATGAGGTCGGTGCTGTACGCCGCCGGCGGGAGGACGGGGTAGCCGGCCGGCATCCCGCGCTGGTCCGACCCGCTCACGACGTCGCCCGACACCATCACGCCGCGGTCCTCGTCGACGAACGCGTAACTGTCCTCCTTGTGACCGGGGACGTGGAGCGCCTCGAACCCGCCGATCGTGTCGCCGTCGTCGTAGACGTGATCCGGCTCGTGACCGTCCAGATCCGTCTGTGCCGAGGCCCAGACGTCGGCGTCGAACGCCTCGGTGATCGTCCCGAGCCCGCCGACGTGGTCGTGATCGCCGTGGGTGAGCACGATCCGTTCGGGCGTCATCCCGGTTTCCTCGATGCGGGCGACGGTTTCGTCCGCGCCGTCGGCGAAGCCGGTGTCGAACAGCGTCGGCGTCTCCCCGTCCACGAGGAACACGCGATACCGCCGGCCGTCCGCGAACGTCTTCGCCGTGACGTCGTACACGCCGTCCTGAATCTCCGTGACTCCCGTCATGGTGTGAGAGTTCCCTACGCCGCATAATGTAGTTTTCCCCGCCGCTATTCGACCGCGAGCGGGCGCAGGCAGTCGAGCACGACGCCGACGTCCTCGGGCCCCGCTCGGCCGACCGCGGTCGGCCGGACCTCCCTCGTCCACGCGTCGAACTCGTCCATCGCGCCGTGGTACTCGACGAGGTTCGGGTGGAAGAGGAACGTCTCGCCAGGGGCGGCACGGTCCGTGAGCTCCGCGAACGCCGCCTCGGGCGTTCCGTCGCCGCCGAGCAGGCGCGTGTCGTGGGGGAACACGGAGTCGAACAGGTCGATCCCGTCCGGCGCGTCGGCTTCTGACCGGCCGAGGATCCACGTGAGGCCGAGTTCGTCCGCGGCCCGGAGCGTCCCCTCGCTCACCTCCTTGAACGGCGCGAAGAAGCCCTCCGGGCGGACGCCCGCGGCGTCCTCGATGGCGTCGAGCCCCCGCGCGAGGTTCTCGTGGGCGAGGTCGTACGGGAGCCCCGCGCACTCGACGTGTCGATACCCGTGGAGCACGATCTCGTGGCCCTCGTCGTCGAGTTCCTCGATGATCGCCGCCCGCTCGTCGGCGTCCCGTCCGAGGAACGCGACGCTCGCCCGCGCGTCGGCGTCGAGGAACAGCCGCGAGAGCGTCCGGTACTCCTCGTCAGTGTAGCGGGCGAGTGCGTGGAACGTGCGCCTGTCCAGCTCCGCGTCGGACCCGGCGTGCTCGGCGATGAACCCGAAGAACGCCCGCGTTTCCAGCCGCCGTAGCTCCGATAGCTCCTCCATGGTTCGCCCGGACGATGGGTCGGTCCGGTCATAAACGCTCCCCCGGCCCGACGAACGCGCGGCCGTCGCCGGTCCGCCCGGTCAGTGAAACGCCTGCCGGGACGACGCGAGGGACACGTCCTCGGGAAGCTCGCGGAGCGTCGAGCGCGACGTCGACAGGTCGGCCGTGACCGCCGCCTCGGGCGAGGTCTGGAGGTTCACGCCGAAGTCGACGTCGACGGTCGGGACGGGCGCGCCGTCCTCGATGTAGAACGGCGAGTCGTGGCCGGGGATCACGAGATCGACCCGCGATTTCACGTCCCGAATCGTCTCGATGGCCTCCCGCTTGTCGTGGAGCACCATCGGGTTCTCCGTGGCCACCTCGCGCGTGTTCTTCACGGCGTCGCCGGTGAAGCCGTAGGTGCGGTCCCCCTGGGACAGCAGGAACCCGACGTGGTGTTCCGTGTGGCCGGGCGTCGGGAACGCCTCCAGGCCGCCGACGGTATCGCCGAGCGCGAACGGTTCGACCCCGAGCGAGTCGAGCATCGCCGCGGCGTTGCGCGGGGTCGCCCAGTCGTACTCGCCGTTTCGAACGCGTGCCAGTTCCTCCTCGTACACGTGAACCGTCGCGTTCTCGAAGAGGTCCACGTTGTCACAGTGATCGAAGTGGACGTGCGTGAGCAGCACGTCCTCGACGTCGTTCGGATCCACGCCGACCTCATCGAGCGCGTCCGTGAGGAGCGGTCGCCGCGCCAGCGAGCCGACGTCGACGACCGTCGACTCGTCCACCAGCGCCGCCGATGCCTGTCCGAGGTAGCCCTGACTCGACCGTCCGGGGATGCCCTGCAGGAGCACGTCTATTCGCGTCATCGCCTCCCCGGTCGGACGCGGACGGGTAAAGCGTGTGGGTCGATCCCCGCCGGCCGAACGATTATTGCTCTGGGGAGCCGTCACCCACGCATGCAACTGGCACTCGTGCAGTTCGAACCGCGGGGCACGGTCGCGGGAAACCGCGAGCACGTCGAGGAACGGGTCCGGGAGGCGGCCGCCGACGGCGCGGATCTGGTCGTCCTGCCCGAGATCTGGAACGTCGGCTACTTCGCGTTCGACCGGTACGAGGCGGACGCCGAACCCCTGGACGGCGAAACGGTTTCCGCGGTTCGATCGCTCGCGGCCGAGGTGGGGATACCGATCCACGCTGGGAGCATCGTCGAGCGGGACGGTGACGACCTGTACAACACGAGCGTCTACGTCGACGACGCGGGCGAGGTGCGGGCGACCTACCGGAAGATGCACCTGTTCGGCTACGAGTCCGCCGAGAACGAACTGCTCACTCCCGGGGACGAGGTCGTGTGCTTCGAGACGGCGTTCGGGACGGTCGGGCTCGCGACGTGCTACGATCTCAGGTTCCCGGCCCTGTTCCGGGCGATGTCGGACCGCGGCGTCGACCTCCTGCTCGTGACGTCGGCGTGGCCGCTTGCGCGGCTCGACCACTGGTCGCTGTTGACGCGGACCCGGGCGCTCGAACACCAGTGCGTGCTCGCCGCGGCGAACGGGGTCGGTCCGAACGAGGGGGTCGAACTCGGCGGCCACAGCTGTGTCGTCGATCCATGGGGGACGCCGGTCGCGAACGCGGGAGGGCGCGAGGGGACGATCCACGCGCGGGTCGACCCGGCGACGGTCGGCGAGTCCCGCGCCGAGTTCCCGACGCTGGCTGATCGACGGATCGACGTCCGGTACGACGTCGGGGACCCGCGGGAGGGCGAGTTGAACGACTGAGCGTTCGCGAGGAAGGGGTCGAGCGTCGTTCCCGTCCGAACGAGCGCCCGTCAGGTGCCCTCGGGCGTGTGCCAGTCGATGACGTCGACGGTGTAGGCGACGGACAGCGTCCGGTTCAGGACGGGGTCACGGAGCTCCGCCTCGAAGTACGGTTCGGTCCGCAGTTCGCCGGCGTCGGTCCCGACGCTGCCCGAGAACAGGAGCGTCCCGTCGTGCGGGGGCGTCGTCCGGTCCTCGAGCAACGAGAACAGGTCCTCGGGGGGACGGAGCTCCGCCAGCGTCCCGGTCTGGTACCGGTCCGGATCGGTCGGATCGCCGGTCCAGCTCCTGAGTTCGAGTTCGTCCCAGTGGTCGGCCACCTCCGCGAGTTGCCAGAACGTGTCCCCGACGACGTTCGGACACACCTGCTTCGAGAGCGCGACGTTCTCCGTCTCGAGTTCCCGGTCCGTGTGGTCGCTGCCGACCGTCACGTACACCCTGTCGTGTGCGACGTAGAAGGCGACCTCCACCTCGCCGCTCGTCTCGCCTGAGGCGACCTGGATGTTCGTCCCGGTCGAGAGCGAGTGGCGGGGCTTCGGGTAGAGGATCGGGGTTCGATCGGGCGGGGACACCCCCTCGGCTTCGAGTTCGGCGACGTGCCGGTCGACGGCGTCGCGGTCCCGCCCCGTCCAGCCGGCGTTGACGAGGCGGTCGATCGAGAGGCTGACCGACTCCTCGTCCCCGTTCCGGTGGAGCAGGCACCCGTAGATGGTCATTCGTAGTATCTGACCTCGAACGTGAGACAGCCGTTGGGTGACCGATACGGGCCGTGTTCCATCCCGGGCTTGCGGTACGCGTACATGCCGGCCGTGAAGGACTCGTCCAGCCGCTTGTCGATGAGTTCGCCGTGGAGGACGTACGCCTCCTCGTAGAACTCGTGGGTGATGACCGACTCGGACTCGGTCCCCGGCTCCAGTTTCAGGAACCGCGTGTGGCTGCCGTCCGGTTCTTCGTGCAGGATCATCTCGGAGACCCCGTCCGAGTAGGCGCCGGCCTGCTCCCACTCGTACTCGTTCGCCTCGGCGGTCGGGTCGTGGAACTCCTTGCTGGGGGTTGGCATCGACGGTCGAAACGAGGAATCCCCGTTATTTATGCGTTCCCGTCAGGATCGCCGATCAGTCCGGCAGTCGTAACAGACGACGTACAATAATCAAAACCATTATACATCTGTATTAGAAGTGTTCGTACACATGGTAGAAGTGGGTACGTTCCACAACGGTAGTACCAACATCGGCCTGAAGCGCCTCGAGAGCGGGCACATCATTCCCGACGCGGACTTCGACGAGCGACGTGCCGACGCGCGCGAGGTGGCACGGGACCAGATCGAACACGGGATCAACGCCGAGAAGGCGGGCCTGGATCGGGTGTACTTCACCGAACACCACTTCCAGCCGATGGGGCTCGAGTTCAGTACGAACCCGCTGATGTCACAGATGCAGGTCGCCAGGGAGACCGACCACGTCAAACTGGCGCAGATCTCGAACATCATCGTCTGGCACGACCCGGTCCGGCTGGCCGAGCAGACGGCGCTGCTCGACGTGATGAGCGACGGGCGCGTCGAGGTCGGCATCGGCCGGGGGTACCAGCCCCGCGAGAACGAGGTGTTCGGACAGTACTGGGGAGGCACCATCCAGAGCCAGGAGCAGAACCGCGTGTCCTTCGAGGAGAAGTTCGAGATCCTCAAGCAGGCGTGGACCGAGGACCTCTTCTCCCATCACGGGGAGTACCACCAGATCCCGCCCGCCCACACCAAGTGGCACCACGGTCAGGAGAAGCAGTACCTCGCCGACGACGTCACGAGTTACGACGTCGACGACATGCTCGAGTGGATCGAGGAGGAGGACGAGTACTCGAGCGGCGGGCAGAGCGTCACCGGCGGCCGCTCGCGGCTCAAGACGCTGAACGTGCTTCCCAAGCCCGTCCAGGAACCGTTCCCGCAGCTCTGGCAGCCGATCAACTCCTCCCGCTCCGTGAAGTGGGCGGCCCGGAACGGCGTCAACCCGATCATCACGCTGGGCCCGGCAAAGCGCATCTCGCCGATCGTCGAGACGTACTACGAGGCTGCCGAGGAAGCCGGCTGGCCCGACGTCCGTCCCGAGTACGACGGCGAACCGTTCGCCTACGGCTGGGACGAGGAGCGGCACCGGGGCGTCGCGATCTACCGTCCGGTGTTCAACACGGAGCACGGGACCGACGAGCAGTACGAGCGGTTCAAGATGGGCCAGGAGTTCCTCTGGCAGTGGTTCGACGCGTTCTTCGGCCTCGAACGGATGCTCTCGATGGACGACGACGAGGTCGACGCGCTCCGTGACCGCCGTGACCTCGCCGAGGACGACTACCTCACGCCGGACATGCAGCTCCTGAAGGAGAAACAGGTCGCCATCGTCGGGGACAGCGAGGAGATCGCCGACCAGCTCGTGGGGCTGGGCGAGGACTGCGGCTACGAGGACTTCAACGTGGCCGGCGTGTTCGAGTGTGCGGGCCTGTCGGGCGAGGAGATCGACGGCCAGATGGAGGTGTTCGGCGAAGAGGTCGTCCCGTACCTCGAAGGCGAGTACCCCAGCCCGTAGTTCGACGCCCGGATCGCCCCTCCATCCGTCCCGATCGTTCATCCACGTTTTACGCCATCTCCGAACACGGTAGCCGACGGCATTCCGGCCGCGAAAACCGACCGAACGGAGCCCGATCAGCTTCCGTTCCGGGCCCGGAATCTCCCCTCATTCGTGCCGGCCCCGCCGGTTTTCGGGTCGCTGAACCGGGTCAAATCGGCCGCCTGGACCCGTTCCGGCCGGGAGCGAACCCGGAGAGCAACCGACCGACGAACTCGACCGGCCGGCCGGGTCGACGTTCGGAATCCCCGAACAACGGCGTCGTGTCCCCGGCCCCTTCGACCGCTGCACGCTCCAATACTTACAGTACTACGGCTGTAAAGTATTCGTGGTATTTGGACACACGTCACAGGACCTCTCGACTCCGGGTCCGAGCCCGCTACGGCTTTCGAACTCGTGTCCGGACATAGCGAACAGATGATGGTCCGTCGCGTCCCCGAACGCGCGTCTCGAGTCGGGAGCGAACGTCCGGCGCGCGCTCCCCGGTTCGGATCGCCGTGGGTCGACGCGATCCGGTCGGGGCCGGCGTCTGCGTCCGCGGAGAAAAGATTATCAGTGAGAAACGAGAACGTGTAGATCCGACAGCGCTGGCAACCAATGAGACACGACAATCGCGTGCGGCGGGAGAGTGCCACGTCACTCGATCGGGACCTGTTGCGCCTGCTGGCCGACCGTGGGGCGGCGTGCCGGGAGACGTGGGTCGACCCGGAGGAGATGGCCGGGCGACTGGATCGGCCGCCGGCGGAGATCGGGTCCGCGCTCCGGGCGATGGCGGCGGAGGGATACCTCCGG
Protein-coding regions in this window:
- a CDS encoding DUF2848 family protein encodes the protein MTIYGCLLHRNGDEESVSLSIDRLVNAGWTGRDRDAVDRHVAELEAEGVSPPDRTPILYPKPRHSLSTGTNIQVASGETSGEVEVAFYVAHDRVYVTVGSDHTDRELETENVALSKQVCPNVVGDTFWQLAEVADHWDELELRSWTGDPTDPDRYQTGTLAELRPPEDLFSLLEDRTTPPHDGTLLFSGSVGTDAGELRTEPYFEAELRDPVLNRTLSVAYTVDVIDWHTPEGT
- a CDS encoding polysaccharide deacetylase family protein, translating into MEELSELRRLETRAFFGFIAEHAGSDAELDRRTFHALARYTDEEYRTLSRLFLDADARASVAFLGRDADERAAIIEELDDEGHEIVLHGYRHVECAGLPYDLAHENLARGLDAIEDAAGVRPEGFFAPFKEVSEGTLRAADELGLTWILGRSEADAPDGIDLFDSVFPHDTRLLGGDGTPEAAFAELTDRAAPGETFLFHPNLVEYHGAMDEFDAWTREVRPTAVGRAGPEDVGVVLDCLRPLAVE
- a CDS encoding MBL fold metallo-hydrolase, with the protein product MTGVTEIQDGVYDVTAKTFADGRRYRVFLVDGETPTLFDTGFADGADETVARIEETGMTPERIVLTHGDHDHVGGLGTITEAFDADVWASAQTDLDGHEPDHVYDDGDTIGGFEALHVPGHKEDSYAFVDEDRGVMVSGDVVSGSDQRGMPAGYPVLPPAAYSTDLIALEEGLERLLDYSFDVILVFHGSSILEEGRDRLDRFVNFPGKPE
- a CDS encoding cupin domain-containing protein, whose product is MPTPSKEFHDPTAEANEYEWEQAGAYSDGVSEMILHEEPDGSHTRFLKLEPGTESESVITHEFYEEAYVLHGELIDKRLDESFTAGMYAYRKPGMEHGPYRSPNGCLTFEVRYYE
- a CDS encoding carbon-nitrogen family hydrolase, whose amino-acid sequence is MQLALVQFEPRGTVAGNREHVEERVREAAADGADLVVLPEIWNVGYFAFDRYEADAEPLDGETVSAVRSLAAEVGIPIHAGSIVERDGDDLYNTSVYVDDAGEVRATYRKMHLFGYESAENELLTPGDEVVCFETAFGTVGLATCYDLRFPALFRAMSDRGVDLLLVTSAWPLARLDHWSLLTRTRALEHQCVLAAANGVGPNEGVELGGHSCVVDPWGTPVANAGGREGTIHARVDPATVGESRAEFPTLADRRIDVRYDVGDPREGELND
- a CDS encoding LLM class flavin-dependent oxidoreductase, yielding MEIIHFHLMPWQRTEDAIAWPYSEDKFDPAIGGDLYETYFSQLEYSEELGFDTIGFNEHHYTAYGLMPGPNLVAAHMAARTDEIGLAVMGNVLPIRGNPIRVAEEMAMLDNISDGRMTSGFVRGIPTEYAAYNVDPDESRGRFEEAWELVVEAWTAEEPFDWDGEFWQYDDVYIWPRPKQDPHPPLWMPAESRKSIEWAAKKRVPMAQVYVGTENLVDSADYYRQVAREEYGWEPTEEYFSPCRPVYVAETMGKARAEAEEHLEFFYDTLFAGLYRAGAVQQVGESAYREDDSFSYADHTPEKGKKAMNFDFDELQETGEIIVGSPEYVVGEIERQYEAIGGFGTFIGLFQFGTLPDDLVRRNLERFSDDVMPEVRSLTN
- a CDS encoding MBL fold metallo-hydrolase, giving the protein MTRIDVLLQGIPGRSSQGYLGQASAALVDESTVVDVGSLARRPLLTDALDEVGVDPNDVEDVLLTHVHFDHCDNVDLFENATVHVYEEELARVRNGEYDWATPRNAAAMLDSLGVEPFALGDTVGGLEAFPTPGHTEHHVGFLLSQGDRTYGFTGDAVKNTREVATENPMVLHDKREAIETIRDVKSRVDLVIPGHDSPFYIEDGAPVPTVDVDFGVNLQTSPEAAVTADLSTSRSTLRELPEDVSLASSRQAFH